A genomic stretch from Candidatus Ishikawaella capsulata Mpkobe includes:
- the nuoJ gene encoding NADH-quinone oxidoreductase subunit J produces MVCVFYVCSTLAIITTLFIIMNSNPIHALLYLIISLLALAGIFFSLGAYFAGALEIIIYAGAIMVIFVFVVMMLNLGKISTNQEKEWLRPIVWVGPSIIAFFLMLVIIYAIIHSTKQIIKSEIIDIKTVGISLFGKYIIAVELTSILMLAGLIVAFHIGQQHKIGK; encoded by the coding sequence ATGGTATGTGTATTTTATGTTTGTAGTACACTGGCAATTATAACAACTCTTTTTATTATTATGAATAGTAATCCTATACATGCTCTATTATATTTAATTATTTCCTTATTGGCTCTTGCTGGCATATTTTTTTCTTTAGGTGCTTATTTTGCAGGAGCATTAGAGATAATTATATATGCTGGTGCTATTATGGTAATTTTTGTATTTGTAGTTATGATGTTAAATCTAGGAAAAATTTCTACTAACCAAGAAAAAGAGTGGTTAAGGCCAATTGTATGGGTTGGACCGAGCATTATTGCGTTTTTTTTGATGTTAGTGATCATTTATGCCATAATACATAGTACTAAACAAATTATTAAATCTGAAATTATAGATATAAAAACAGTGGGTATTAGTTTATTTGGTAAGTACATTATTGCTGTTGAATTAACCTCAATATTAATGTTGGCAGGTCTTATAGTAGCTTTTCATATTGGACAACAGCATAAAATAGGTAAATAA
- the nuoH gene encoding NADH-quinone oxidoreductase subunit NuoH, whose product MHWLTSEVTSSIVKAIIIVLSVIVCSALMSVVERRLLALFQNRYGPNRVGWGGCLQIIADMIKMLFKEDWNPRFSDRFIFNLAPVIAFLSLLLVFAIIPISPNWIVINLNIGILFFLMMAGLSVYAVLFAGWSSNNKYSLLGAVRASAQTLSYEVFLGLSVMGVVVLSGSYNIQDIVNSQKHIWYIIPQFFGFLTFFIAGLAVCHRHPFDQPESEQELADGYHIEYSGMKFSLFFLGEYISITTISALIVTLFLGAWHGPILYPFIWFAIKIAFCIIMFILIRASLPRPRYDQVMQFGWTFCLPLTLLNLVITAAIILYNS is encoded by the coding sequence ATGCACTGGTTAACATCAGAAGTTACCAGCAGCATTGTTAAAGCAATTATAATTGTATTATCAGTAATTGTTTGTAGTGCTCTAATGAGTGTAGTTGAGCGCAGATTACTTGCTTTATTTCAGAACCGTTATGGTCCCAATCGCGTTGGTTGGGGAGGGTGTTTGCAAATAATAGCAGATATGATTAAAATGCTATTTAAAGAAGATTGGAATCCACGTTTTTCCGATAGATTTATTTTTAATTTGGCGCCAGTTATTGCTTTTTTATCATTGCTACTAGTATTCGCTATTATCCCCATATCTCCTAATTGGATAGTAATAAATTTAAATATAGGAATACTTTTTTTCTTAATGATGGCAGGTTTATCCGTTTATGCTGTGTTATTTGCAGGTTGGTCAAGTAATAATAAGTATTCATTATTAGGAGCTGTACGAGCGTCTGCTCAAACTTTAAGTTACGAAGTTTTTTTAGGTTTATCTGTTATGGGAGTAGTAGTCCTATCAGGATCCTATAATATACAAGACATAGTAAACTCTCAAAAGCATATATGGTATATTATACCACAATTTTTTGGTTTTTTAACCTTTTTTATAGCTGGATTAGCTGTATGTCATCGTCATCCATTTGATCAACCAGAATCAGAACAAGAATTAGCTGATGGTTATCATATTGAATATTCTGGGATGAAATTTAGTCTCTTTTTCTTAGGAGAATATATTTCAATTACTACAATTTCCGCATTAATAGTAACCCTATTTTTAGGTGCTTGGCATGGACCAATATTATATCCTTTTATTTGGTTTGCTATTAAAATAGCATTTTGTATAATAATGTTTATTTTAATTCGCGCTTCTTTACCGCGTCCACGATATGATCAAGTAATGCAATTTGGCTGGACATTCTGCTTACCATTAACTCTGTTAAATTTAGTAATAACGGCAGCAATCATTCTATATAACTCATAG
- the nuoI gene encoding NADH-quinone oxidoreductase subunit NuoI, with translation MKLKKILIGFITTIRSIYIVAMHAFAKRETQMYPENPAYLPPRYRGRIILTRDPDGEERCVACNLCAVACPVSCISLQKTETPDGRWYAKFFRINLSRCIFCGICEEACPTNAIQLTPDFELGEFRRQDLVYEKEDLLISGTGKNSKYNFYRVSGKSIKDKAKGDAENEVQPVDVKSLLP, from the coding sequence ATGAAACTAAAAAAAATTTTAATAGGATTTATCACTACGATACGTAGTATCTATATAGTTGCTATGCATGCATTTGCTAAACGTGAAACACAAATGTATCCAGAAAATCCTGCATATTTACCTCCACGTTATCGTGGTAGAATAATTCTAACACGTGATCCTGATGGAGAAGAACGATGTGTAGCCTGTAATCTTTGTGCAGTAGCATGTCCAGTAAGCTGTATTTCTTTACAAAAAACAGAAACACCAGATGGACGATGGTATGCCAAATTTTTCCGTATTAACTTATCTAGATGTATTTTTTGTGGTATTTGTGAGGAAGCTTGTCCAACTAATGCAATTCAGCTAACTCCAGATTTCGAATTGGGAGAATTCCGTCGTCAAGATTTAGTATACGAAAAAGAAGACTTATTAATTTCTGGTACTGGTAAAAATTCAAAATATAATTTCTATAGGGTATCAGGAAAATCAATTAAAGACAAGGCTAAAGGTGATGCAGAAAATGAAGTGCAACCTGTTGATGTTAAAAGTTTATTACCTTAG
- the nuoK gene encoding NADH-quinone oxidoreductase subunit NuoK, which translates to MIPLQHGLIVAAVLFACGFLSLIVRRNILFMLISIEIMINAANLALILAGSYWKQVDGQIMYILSISLAAVETGIGLAFLIQIYRHYQTINIDTASEMQG; encoded by the coding sequence ATGATTCCTTTACAACATGGATTGATCGTTGCTGCAGTACTGTTTGCATGTGGTTTTTTGTCTTTAATAGTACGTCGTAATATTTTATTCATGCTTATTAGTATAGAAATTATGATCAATGCGGCTAATTTAGCGTTAATATTAGCAGGTAGTTATTGGAAACAAGTTGATGGACAAATCATGTACATATTATCTATTAGCTTAGCAGCTGTAGAAACTGGTATAGGTTTAGCTTTTCTTATCCAAATCTATAGGCATTATCAAACTATAAATATTGATACTGCAAGTGAGATGCAGGGATGA
- the nuoL gene encoding NADH-quinone oxidoreductase subunit L, giving the protein MNFLYLIIVFPLISFIILSLSLGRLSDKISAIIGITSIALSTLVTIVISIIFFQQGQQIFVQRLWTWINLGSFNIKVSLLLDGFSLTMLWIVTGVGLLIQIFSSWYMYADGEIGYSRFFAYNNLFIASMVLLILADNLLLMYVGWEAVGICSYLLIVFYYKRYFNCRAAIKAFTMTRIGDVFLAVGMFIIYDKLGTLNFNEIITQAHIHFIKDSYLLTLVTSMLLLGAIGKSAQLPLQTWLPDAMVGPTPVSALIHAATMITAGVYLIARTHALFVMTSGVLYVVGIIGAISILIASFAALVQTDVKLILAYSTISQIGYMFVSLGIQAWNAAVFHLIMHAFFKALLFLAAGSLILSYNHKQDMSEMGGLRKDLPLVYACFLIGGGSLCGFPIITGGFYSKDQIILCALSSGHFLFTAICLIGSFITTLYTFRMIFTVFHGKQQKIPRIPIGTGITHSIPLIILLLLSTFLGTFITPPLTNVLPPDNPIEKNRFIVEVISGIITIFGIFIAAILWLGNDKLVVNYINKTKLGKNVNSYLLKGWGFDYIYNKVFVEPYFSMVKFIKDDPISKIMNILIVICQLSNKTLSISSNGLLRWYMASIGLGAIMVLATLLLFK; this is encoded by the coding sequence ATGAATTTTCTATATTTGATTATAGTTTTTCCATTAATTAGTTTTATTATATTATCGTTATCTTTGGGCAGATTATCAGACAAAATATCTGCCATTATAGGCATAACATCTATTGCTTTATCAACACTAGTAACTATTGTAATAAGTATTATTTTTTTTCAGCAAGGACAACAAATTTTTGTTCAAAGACTTTGGACTTGGATAAACTTAGGTAGTTTTAATATTAAAGTAAGTTTATTACTAGATGGTTTTTCTTTAACGATGCTTTGGATCGTTACTGGTGTGGGTTTGCTTATTCAGATTTTCTCTTCTTGGTATATGTATGCAGATGGAGAAATAGGTTATTCGAGATTTTTTGCCTACAATAATTTGTTTATTGCTAGTATGGTGCTATTGATCTTGGCCGATAATTTATTATTAATGTATGTCGGTTGGGAAGCAGTAGGTATTTGTTCCTATTTGTTAATAGTATTTTACTATAAACGTTACTTTAATTGCAGAGCAGCAATTAAGGCTTTCACCATGACTCGGATAGGTGATGTTTTCTTAGCTGTAGGGATGTTCATAATTTATGATAAATTAGGTACTTTAAATTTTAATGAAATAATTACTCAGGCTCATATACATTTTATTAAAGATAGCTACCTGTTGACATTGGTGACTTCCATGTTACTATTGGGTGCAATCGGTAAATCTGCCCAATTACCTTTACAAACATGGTTGCCTGATGCAATGGTTGGTCCAACGCCAGTTTCTGCTTTAATTCATGCAGCAACCATGATAACAGCAGGAGTTTACTTAATTGCTCGTACCCACGCTCTATTTGTGATGACTTCTGGTGTTTTATATGTAGTAGGAATAATAGGAGCAATTAGTATATTGATAGCAAGTTTCGCTGCTTTAGTACAAACTGATGTTAAACTTATACTAGCATATTCTACTATTAGTCAAATTGGTTATATGTTTGTATCATTGGGGATACAGGCATGGAATGCAGCTGTTTTTCATTTGATCATGCATGCCTTTTTTAAGGCGCTATTATTTTTAGCAGCAGGTTCACTAATATTATCATATAATCACAAGCAAGATATGAGTGAAATGGGAGGTTTACGTAAGGATCTTCCTTTAGTTTATGCGTGTTTTTTAATTGGTGGAGGTAGTTTATGTGGATTTCCCATTATTACGGGAGGCTTCTATAGTAAAGATCAAATTATATTATGCGCTTTAAGTAGTGGTCACTTTTTATTCACTGCAATATGTTTAATTGGTAGTTTTATTACTACCTTATATACATTTCGCATGATATTTACCGTTTTTCATGGCAAACAACAAAAAATACCAAGAATACCAATAGGAACAGGTATTACTCACAGTATACCTTTAATTATACTTTTATTACTGTCTACCTTTCTGGGCACATTCATTACGCCACCTTTAACTAACGTACTACCACCAGACAATCCCATAGAAAAAAATAGATTTATTGTTGAAGTAATATCTGGCATCATAACAATATTTGGAATCTTTATAGCAGCCATTTTATGGTTAGGAAATGATAAATTAGTAGTTAACTATATAAATAAGACGAAACTAGGTAAGAATGTCAATTCTTACTTGTTGAAAGGTTGGGGATTTGATTATATTTATAACAAAGTGTTCGTAGAACCTTATTTCAGTATGGTTAAATTTATAAAAGATGATCCTATAAGTAAAATAATGAATATACTAATAGTAATTTGTCAATTATCTAATAAAACTTTATCCATAAGCTCTAATGGCCTTTTGCGTTGGTATATGGCTTCAATAGGATTAGGAGCAATCATGGTCCTCGCCACTCTATTATTATTTAAGTAA